One segment of Trachemys scripta elegans isolate TJP31775 chromosome 1, CAS_Tse_1.0, whole genome shotgun sequence DNA contains the following:
- the LOC117871350 gene encoding putative short transient receptor potential channel 2-like protein gives MAPVKINHVVSFTSQDPRYPVENLLRDDGIHPWLSCPQDRSRQLKVELQLERASPIGYIDVGNCGCAFLQVDVGRSSWPLDQPYVTLVPSATLMTPADSKLDRNRSGVRMFKEGDFLAAALGEKWDRVRITCSQPFNKQVQFGLSFIHIRTPLDPDHSQATPVPPQTGLEPAASPWLASPAFRRTFFPEVQPSKGEEEELKSRLQLPEPSCGPHPRSPTCLSRTARMVLSAAQSRSRTLQPGPSATSLAAERSGSSRGQQGEDAAVNRPVQDVHDAPPLRRVRVKPSRRRRSQGTAGRSMPRPGTQGGRARSWGGRPGKLDDGGEAGGEMGTCPICAGCFSTDLLPVHASTCGEDGSLPDTAWPSPPREDPRREEPPEAWVPCPICEFRFSTAEVERHASTCGEQAGTLETPHSWLWVE, from the exons ATGGCTCCAGTTAAAATCAACCATGTGGTGTCCTTCACCTCTCAG GACCCCAGGTATCCAGTAGAGAATCTGCTGCGCGACGATGGCATTCACCCTTGGCTGAGCTGCCCCCAGGATCGGAGCAGGCAGCTGaaagtggagctgcagctggaacGGGCGAGTCCTATTGGCTACATAGACGTAG GGAACTGCGGCTGTGCCTTCCTCCAGGTGGATGTGGGGCGCTCCTCCTGGCCGCTGGACCAGCCCTATGTTACCCTGGTGCCCAGCGCTACGCTGATGACGCCGGCTGACTCGAAGCTGGACAGGAACCGCTCCGGGGTCCGGATGTTTAAAGAGG GGGATTTCCTGGCGGCAGCACTGGGCGAGAAGTGGGATCGCGTGAGGATCACCTGCAGCCAGCCCTTCAACAAGCAGGTCCAATTTGGCCTCTCCTTCATCCACATCCGCACCCCGTTGGACCCCGATCACAGCCAGGCGACTCCAGTTCCGCCCCAG ACGGGTCTcgagcctgcagccagcccctggctCGCCAGCCCCGCCTTTCGCAGGACGTTTTTCCCGGAGGTGCAGCC GagcaagggggaggaggaggaactgaaGAGCCGATTGCAGCTGCCGGAGCCCAGCTGTGGGCCTCATCCCCGCAGCCCGACCTGTCTCAGCCGGACAGCCAGGATGGTGCTGTCAGCGGCCCAGTCGCGCAGCCGCACTCTCCAGCCGGGCCCCAGCGCCACCTCTTTGGCCGCTGAGAGATCGGGGAGCAGCCGGGGACAGCAGGGTGAAGATGCAGCCGTGAACC GCCCTGTGCAGGATGTCCATGATGCTCCACCCCTGAGGAGGGTCCGGGTGAAGCCAAGCAGGAGACGAAGATCGCAAGGCACCGCAGGGAG GTCAATGCCCAGGCCTGGTACCCAGGGAGGAAGAGCCAGGAGCTGGGGAGGAAGGCCTGGCAAGCTGGATGATGGTGGAGAGGCAGGCGGGGAGATGGGCACATGCCCCATCTGTGCAG GCTGCTTCAGCACAGATCTCCTTCCCGTTCACGCCTCCACCTGTGGGGAAGATGGCTCCCTTCCAGACACCGCCTGGCCATCCCCGCCACGGGAAGATCCCCGGCGCGAGGAGCCCCCCGAGGCTTGGGTGCCGTGTCCCATCTGTGAGTTCCGGTTCAGCACAGCAGAGGTGGAGAGGCATGCCAGCACCTGTGGGGAGCAGGCAGGAACCCTGGAGACCCCCCACTcctggctgtgggtggaatag